From a region of the Acomys russatus chromosome 4, mAcoRus1.1, whole genome shotgun sequence genome:
- the C4H15orf62 gene encoding uncharacterized protein C15orf62 homolog, mitochondrial, with translation MSLGSSMETWRKGSFRNASFFKRMTLRRPRRLRRQGSILSQASTAGGDHEEYSNREVIRELQGRPDGRRLPLWGDEQPRATLLAPPKPPRLYRESCSCPNILEAPATYTASYSATLPSAVSLTGPLHPCSEEGLLDTPHFPRTPTPELSDPFFSFQVDLGVSLLEEILQVLQEQFPREPHF, from the coding sequence ATGAGTCTTGGGAGCTCCATGGAGACCTGGCGGAAAGGCTCCTTCCGCAATGCCTCCTTTTTCAAGCGAATGACCCTGAGGCGGCCACGGCGACTTCGGCGACAGGGCAGCATACTTAGCCAGGCCAGCACTGCTGGTGGTGACCATGAGGAGTACAGCAACCGAGAAGTCATTCGGGAACTACAAGGGAGGCCAGATGGCCGGCGGCTGCCCCTGTGGGGGGATGAGCAGCCCCGCGCCACTCTGCTGGCCCCACCCAAGCCCCCACGCCTCTACCGCGAGAGCTGCAGCTGCCCCAACATTCTGGAGGCCCCAGCGACCTACACTGCTTCCTACTCGGCCACCCTGCCCTCAGCAGTCTCCCTGACAGGCCCCCTCCACCCGTGCTCAGAGGAGGGCCTTTTGGATACTCCCCACTTCCCGAGGACACCTACTCCAGAGCTCAGtgaccctttcttttccttccaagtGGACCTGGGGGTCTCACTTCTGGAGGAAATCCTACAGGTGCTGCAGGAGCAGTTCCCCAGAGAGCCCCACTTCTGA